The Biomphalaria glabrata chromosome 13, xgBioGlab47.1, whole genome shotgun sequence sequence AggtaaattaattaattccaATATTCTTATTTTGTGTTATGTGTATGTATTATTAGagatttatttactaatttgaAACTTTCATAGTTATGCGAATATGCCTACATAACCATCAGGCGCAAGACTTTATGGACAAAAGTATGGACTAGGAAATGGAAAAATGAACAGCATCAGAAACACAAAAATTTAAGTGACCTAAAGTCTGAAAAAGAAGGAAATCGCAATTGCAGCAACAATGGGTTTTATTATGCCTATTAATGTATGAGTATTTCTGCTTCAGTCCACAAATGACGTATGCCTTACACAAATTTCAAGCTCTTCCCTTTAAAAATGCAAAACGTCAGCTTAGATTTGATAGAATGTGGcttacaatatatttttattaaattagtaATTTTAATGTCTTTATATCAAATCTattgattaattatttatatctgTATAGAATAATAGAAAATAGATATACCAGACTCAAGTATTCTATGACTCAATAATTAGACTATAGATATTGTCTAGAAACTATTAGATACAGCCATCATAATTCATATATGATGATAAAGGTAATGATCatattgtattatatatattatatatataaatagacttATTTAATTTCTTagtaaattctagatctagaattaaatgACTCAGTATCAGTATACATATTATAGAGGCATATGATTCTagactctaaaaaaaatagatgtctGTACAATCACAGATGTCAAATAGTagatactatatatatatatacaaatcatTCACTAGaatctatttactttaaatattaatattgtgctggcttggacatgttcgccggatggaggacaagcgcatcccaaaagtcatcctctatggacaactcgtGACTGgtacaagaaaaactggttgcccccacctccgttacatagatgtaataaaacgggacctgaaatcaatggacaTCAATACTGactattgggaagacatagctctagtccgcactagatggagagagacagtgaccaagaaagctatggacagtgaaagaacatgggtttcagctcaggaagaaaaacgtacaatccgaaaaatggccagctcctctaccaccgaagcaaaagccaccttaacctgcgatatttgtggatgggagtgtctctccaaaatagggctccacagccacacgaggaagagtgctctgagatgaaccatagtcgttctacgattCGAGATGCCAATATATATCTTACTATCtattagtatattttttttaaaatgattagatctagaataatctagatctagaagctagATGATCTAGTCGGACACAATAGTCAGTTTTGCTAAGTTCAAACAGCTGCGATTTGTCAAGAGGTTCAAAAGCTCACCTTATTATTACTATAACTTGTTTaattgaaagtttaaaaaaggacaactattttaattctgcagatgcaccttttttcttcacttttgACACATGTTGCTTCCTTTTCCTTGTTAAGGTAAAGTTCATGATGATGAGTGAGGGAGGTGGGTTTTGGCTTAAGGCTATTTTTAAAAGTCTGATGATGCATCAGCTCAAAGAGACTTTTATATTGGGCATATAGAaacataatgaaacatttgAGTTATATAAAGTATGTTGTGCATCGAGTCTGAATATTATTATAGGGTTTTTCTAGCTTTTTGGCGACACATTAGCATGTTAGAAATTTCAAAcaacatagtttttttttctgaagatgAAAAAATACACCTGAGTATTGTAgaatattacaataaatatttataattataaaatgcaGATATAAATCAATATAATGCAAATCTAGTTTTCTAGATTGCAAGTATTGGTCAAGAAGTACTATACCACAGGCAGAAAAGAATAttccccctcaaaaaaaaaaaaaacgcgattTCTAtataacaaagacattttttaggtCCCTTAAACATGTTATAGATATTTTGGGGTTTTTAAAGAACCGGTActggttttttatttttttagcaaaaacatgttttttagtACCCACCCAAATGTTACGTCGCTAAACATCAGGGTCATTTGAATccgattaattattttttttcattctcccGGGAAATTTCAATGTGAGAGCATCTATGCAACGTGCATTTTCACCAGTTCTAACACATAGAACCATTTGTTTCCAATAGCTCTTTAATATTACAGTAgttatttttaatgctttatTGGATGTCATAGTTCTATAGTTTTCTAGCGAATGCTATTAAGATGCGCACATTATGATTTCCTGCATTACGTGGCTTTACCATATGATCGATGTCTACCCTTTTAAATGGAcaacgatctagatctagtctatagttttatatatctatatttgtatactttactagatctaggtctagatataaTGTTAATCTATCATCTgaagtatattaatatatagatctactttaaaaatttagatttcaggtctagatctagtaactattagtagatctagactctagatctaaattatgcATTATGGTAATTACGGCATTACGTGGCTTTACCATATTGAGGAcatcgatctagatctaatctataatatattaatatttatatagatctacttaattaaataaaatttagatttcaggtctagatttagtagatctaaattacGGCAATGACGctgcgacaaaaaaaaaatcataactttctaactgtttAACTTAcattcataatttatacaccattggaaagttctttcaaagtattttaatgatgcactaaagaaaaattattttttcaaagataatttttttatttcacatccctACTAAATAATTGTAAgtcttatatataaatataataagtcAGTCTCTAACTCTAAGGAGtctaagtagatctaattaatattaaatatagattatagatctaattaaattaaatatagatatctagtaatagtatatatttagtatattattattaccaaatattaaacaatttgaatttGGATTCATCTTCCATGGATAAAATTGGGCAGCCTAggcctagattctagatctctgCTGAGATTAACTTAAGTGAAATGTTAGCATCTAGacttaaatttgtaatatatctggatctatcatctagatgaTTACTAGATTTTAGATCATCGGGCTTGAtctatactctagatctagacgggtgagatctaattctagatctagattctaattccTATGAATTCCTACTACATAAATAAAAGTGATATAAAAAGTATTGGGAGTAGCCTACCCTAAAAACGTGTAAGTTCACATTcgcaaaaaagaaataataattattcaagtttcaaatagatctatatttaaatctagaagTCTAGCTCTTTTAGACCTAGATtcagatctatatatgtatattaatttgtttttcatataAGATCATTGCaatatctattatctatattagatctagatctagattctagatcattttattttagttataaaaaCTATGATGACAAAGAATCACTGACATATAGAAGTGGTAAGACTTCAAATACACTCTAGGGGAAACTACTCTTAAATTTCTCCTGCACATTATTGACGAGACCATACAAATTGATATTTTCTAAGAAGAATTGCAACTCAATGagttcattataaaaaaaaaatctaaagactagatctagataaagttTTATGATGGGGcgatttcttatttatttcgcATACATTGGTACCAAATATAGgtttgcatttttctttttaaatctcaaCACTAGtcctagtcactagtctagtgACAActagtgtagtagtagtagtctagagtctagaccagtgtttctcaaactgtgtgccgcggcacactagtgtgccgtcgaagatttgcaggtgtgccgcgggagttttcagaacgccacacgtgcagcgttaccCAGGTctgtctactattaaatttttattttacgttacgatgacatccccacttacaaagaccagtaatagtagtggatcgCTGCATAGTGACGGAAAGGTCTGTTAGCTATTCAGGTTATGAAATAGttcactatacatatattattataattgtaggccgccttagctgacgaacagcagttcttgaattggtaacgataataataagcgattaGTTTCATGTAAAGTTTTTAGGTGTAtgttaatagtaacaaattatcaataagcgtTATTTATTATCCATGGAGAACTACgctagcaagaatgaaactgcgaaagcgttaaatgaaaagcaaggaaccaaacgaaggtacaatgAAGATTACATCGggtatggtttcatatcttctggacctgaagatGTTCCATTGCCTTTCTGtttgatctgcaatgcaactctgagGCGCTTGCTCcaatcaacttgaagagacacttggaaacaaaacatccagctgtaaaagcgcagccgaaggaatacttcgaaaacatcagggctcaacaaaataaacaggctcagaaacttacgaactacctaaagctgccagaaaaaggattgattgcaagttataaggttgctcagttattagcaaaacgcaagaaagcacacacacacacaatcagtcattgcaccagctttagcaatagttgttgaaactatccttggacccgatgccgctgaaaaagttaaaaaacccTAACCCATCCTTTGTCAAAAGAAACTCacgtcagatttacaagatcaagtctgcgaacacttcgacgtgacaggcgatgaagtgtctctgctgtggtctcttcaagttgatgaatccactaacgttagcggcaaagctcagctgctagcttttattcggttcataaaggatgaaaaatgtgtagaCTTACCAACTAtgaccaaaggcgaagatattttaaaagtggtgaacgaaaacattttgctattcaaactacagtggaaaaactgtgtcagcgtttgcgCCGATGGCTgtcttccatgcagggaaacagaaagggattcgtcactcttgtgggtcaagaaaatccaaatgtattagttgttaactgcatgatccacagagaagctcttgccttcaagtctttaccgaaagatttgatgtctgctctggatcaagtgaatgaagttgtaaacttcatcgaatctcgaccgcttgcatcccgacttttctcagagctttgtgaagcaatggattcagactacaaatgtctcctgtatcacaccaacgttcgttggctctccaggggaaaagtgttaaagcgtgtcgtccagctcaaggctgagctgatttcattcttggagactgaaaaaaaaaaagactttggatcttctattcatgacgagatctggtgggttacggtgacatttctctctgatttatttgacaaattaaattcattgaatttaagtcttcaatgaccatcggaaaccatcatcactgtaTCCtaaaaactgaagtcatttggtgaaaaattgtctgtGTGGCagagtaagatctcgaaaggagtcttcgactgctttcctacttacaatgaatttgcttcaaataaagaaatcacctcCGAAATTCTTGGCTATTTGACACacttgcagtcagcattgcagcattactttccaacagtaaagagtatggatgggtcagctatccatttggaaacaatggagCTACAAATCTGAAAACTGAAGAAGCATAGCacctcattgatttaaaaaatgatgcagttcttaagtcaagttttgcagagaaaagcctggatgtgtttgggatttcaatcaacaagttatatcctgcaatcagttgaAGAgcattcttccatttgcatcttcaagttttgtgagtttggattttcagcactgactgaaatcaagtctaagaaaagagagagacttcttaaaatagacgatgaaatgcgagttgtttgtcgactctgaagcctcgattagatcgcatttgctctcaaaaaacaggcacacccttcacattaaatataatactttaaaacaggtaaaatatattttcctttttattataaaacaactgttgctcttcgtggtgtgccgcgaaatttttgtagtttttttactgtgccgccagacaaaaaagtttgagaaacactggtctagacacTAGTCTAGTAGTATTATTGATAGTTACCGGTATAAaacttatataatatttatttatataaaaatagtaaacaGCCAATAGTcttggcttttttaaaataagttttttattattagatctagaatctagatttaattagataTAGACTTTACAAGTAGAATATTATATCTGGtaatagattataattatataaatacgATCTACGCTGCCTGGTCGCTGCTTCTGCCCAGAGACTAGACTAGTCCAGACTGTCACTAGACCTAACTAGTCAGGCTAGTGGTATAgactagaatagtctagatcatCTCAGTAGATGAGTAATGATAGATCGATATCAATGAGTattaactattagatctagataattagaataattagtTAGAATCTTACAGTTACACTTGATTAGTGATTAGTGTTTAGATCTAacttcaagatctagatctagaactaaatctagagtaTATAATTTGGATTTAGGTCTAGTCTTTTTTGGGGttgccgaccccccccccccccctttgcagGCAAAACAGGGCTCTGTTGCTTGCATCCATGTTATTATTTTATCCTAACAGGGGAATTCAGATACAACCGACTATTATAAAAGGAAATGTTATTCCCACTGTTCAAGGAGTTCTGCATGTAAGTAATTTAATATTAATGCATCTATTATTACCTACTATTTTTTCAGCTATTTTAATCAATCTTACTATTTAAAGGtattatcatttatttaatACTAGTACTGGCTCACAATCGTCTTGGAATCTTAAAGCCCttcaaaaatatttgaatacCAGACAATGAATTTCaggaaaaagtatttttttcaactTATTACCACccctcacacaaacacacataataGAAGAAAAGTGACTTCAAATGATCTCTCAACTGTTAAATTGGCTATGAATTTAAATATGACTCAGTTTAGTCAGTTGATATTATTTTTCTTAGAGACTACTTGAATGTATTTGTAAGCTGAATATATAAATCCAATTTACATGCAAatgattaaaacagaaaaagttTTGAGAAATTCTTtgtccccttttttttttcctaaccaTTTTTAGAGAAAAAGTAGACTATTAATGCAATGACTGCTTCCAATGTTTTAGTAACatcttttatttacatttcaaatcctttttttgtggctaatttttatttcaaacggaaaaaaaaaaaaaaaatctataaatgaatgctttttttttgacagttaaAAAATGTTAGTGGCTAAccatatcttcttcttctttgttctcattttgtTCATGTTAGAGGGGCTAACCATAtatctttgttaattttttcaaCAGGAGAGTTTGTCAAAATTGCGGCCTGCCaatgaatataaaatatttttgtccaGTAGGACAGACACTGGAGTACATGCCCTGAAGAACGCCTGTCATGTAGATTTAACTCACCCGTAAGTTTTACTATTTTATTCTGGGTTAAATTTATTCTTCCGTGGatatttttgctttattttttaaattgtgtattaCTGTGATCACCTTTGTATTCAGGGTTGAAGGAAAAGAATATAATCCAGAGGTGATGGTTAgtgttttaaattatcatttgaAGTTAAAGAATGAAGAAATCAGGTTAGTGATTAACTTGTTTTTTGTACATGTATACAATTTAcaataattgtaaaatattcTTAAGCAATGGCTTTTATTTACAGTATCTGTTTATTGTTACTAGCAATATGTTAGCccaaaatttcttttaaaaagattttttttttttttcagaatattgaaaattaaaaaagtgCCAAAGCATTTTCATTGTCGATTAAATGCTTCTGGGAGAAAGTATGTGTATAGACTAGCACATTTAGCTGGGACGGAGGATGCTGAACACAAGTAGGTAAATGGAGATAGGTTTACATTGATTTACCATGCTAATGATGGACCATGCAATGaaggtcaagaaagaaatgattACTTAATGGGATTAATGGGTCACCTGCAACGAAGGGGAAATTCAAGGTGGCTAGTTTGCTGTCTCTATAAATCTGAACTGCAAAACTTAAGTAATAAGTCATTAGGGTTTGGGTTTCTAatctttttgtttagctttcttttattgaaataaatattatattaaaaagtgttattgttttgtaattaattaatctatTCCTTTCCAATTAGACTAATAATATTTAGTTTGTGAGTgaattttctttctgtttgttgATTGCATCTTCAGACTTTGTTTCTGTCTTGTTTCAGTGAAAACTTTCTAAAAGAATTAAATGAGTTCaggtttttgaaaaacaaaagacctTGTCTCCCATATGGTTTACCAGAGTCTGTGCTGGAACAGAATAAATTGGCATATATATGGTAGGAGatttatcaataataaaaagattataattatgatgaaagtttacaaaaggtAATGAATGTTGAAGGTTAAGCTGTGATTTGATAAAATTTTTAACATTCTTCTTACATTGTCTcgataaagactgggattttgaatttcaggatttttagggtgcccttGTGCCCATTCAACTCTAATGTGTTTAAggatacttgacattagttggggacagtaaagcggttggtcattgtgctgaccagaTGACACTCATTAACTGTTGGCGtttgaaacagatgactttacatcatcttccctatagattaagtttagtatattttcttttatttgttaagGCTTCCGCTCGGTGTTAATTCTATGAAATataactagtgtagatctacgtctgactggaagtaatgctgaactcaaactacttcagtaacaccagCGAAAGGcagaaacaatcaaatatgtagtcgacactgatgttgttctacaaatatatttaatcatcaagaaaggaatcgtccgatgttagctatgtccgtaaatccgtatatctattctACTGCTCTCCACGAAGCGTCTTCATTTAGCATCACTTAGAgcgtttcttcttttttaaccaaccttacgtcatcgtcgctaagtaaaactttaccctattcccgaaacaaataactaattcctaatcatgtcataacaattaTTTTCCATTTGAAGCTATGAGTTTGTTGAGGTGAAAAGGGCACAAAGTCTTTATTGACCAGCCATGCTTCTGCTTTTTCAATTAAATAGTTCACTTTCCTTAAGCAGAGAACAGTGCAAGTAGTACTCAGCTCAACTTTTGGGGCAAaaggctataaatatataaattaagagtaataaagaaaaacaatgtctGGCCTTTATTCAGAATTACTTTTTGCttctttaaacaaataaaacataattcaCAATAactgtaaatcttttttttttcaatgttaactTTTTCTAGGATAAATCTGAATGTATGACATATTTTCATGTTGTGTACAACACTAACGTAATGGTGATTCCCAATTTAAGGTTTGCCGCATGAAAGGGTTCATATGTTAAATGTTGCATTAGCAGATTTTGTCATGAGGTTTTTGAAGCCAAATTTTAGATactaaaataattgtttcaacatTGAAACAGTCTAGTGCTTGTTTATCTTGTGTGGCTAATAAGCTAGATATTTGTTTCCTTTATTATACAGATAaaccttcatttaaaaaaaattattattcgtataattgtttttattggaatttgttgtaacttttcatttttgtgttaGGCACTTTAAGgaaaaaagattttagaaatgaaaaatcAACCtctgtgtcaggattttgtgatttaactatcacaaaagagatacaaggcactgatagcaaagacagagggaaacaaatttgtttttcccctggcaatcaaatcattaaatactatttaactttctgaaataaacatttatcaTGTAAttttgagtgagtctggtgtgaatgtagattttggttttctatagttataatgttttgtatgGTGTAATGCccaaattgtaaaacaaatctcCTTACgggcaataaagattattattaagttagaaacaaatgagtatttattctctggcactaatattattattattattattataaaggaaaactgaattaaaATGATAGAATTGTGAATGGTTTCAGGAAACCTTTTGATGTAGAGAAACTGATATTAGGGGCCCAAATTGTGTCTGGTATTCATAACTATGGATCTTTTTCAAAGAAGAggaaagaaagtgaaacatATCTGCCACATCCTGTCAAAATGCTGACCATCGGTGTAAAAAGGGGGCAACCGCTGGGCTTTCCTTTTATGTTTGACAGTCATATTTCTGCCAGTGAGAATTTACAGTTTTGGGACATCCATGTCCGCTCTAAGTCTTTTCTGTACAGACAGGTAGGTGTTTTGCTTTTTATTAAGGCAAAATACTAAAATGGGATTTGATATTTTTGCTAATCAGAGTTTATATATTAACATACATTGGTTGGgtattaaaataattgattgCCCAACCAAAGCTCCAGATCCTGAACACTGGACTGTGTGCTTGTTAGAGAAATAAGCAACTGATTGTAGTCAGTggttttaaattaagtttttaaGAATTATTACATGAATTTTATCTGAATATAAGTTATACCTGCTTTAGGATCTTTAAATGACATAGAGATGTTTTATAGATACAGTAGTGTCAGTTGAAGTGCCAAAAAATGGAGtgatttttcaaattaaatgagCTCAAGTTGCATTTCTGCAATGGGAGTAACTGAATGATATAGATATCCTGCAAAGTTACTTCTCTTGGTAGTCTTTCATATTTTAAGTTTGTTCATGATGTCTACAATATTGTTTGataaagtgtttttttgttttgttctttttttcaattataaagatttttatttttgttcaaagAATTTAGACTTGAAGAAATTGATGATGTGATTTTGTTTAGAATTAAGAAAAATGAGATATAGCAAGTGATAGTGATTATAACACAGTGCATATTGTCTGGTGTGTATGTGATTGTGAGAAAGAAATAGCACAGGTGTCAGTTTGTCTGTCTTTGTGCTTTGCTAGTCTCACCCAGTTGACACCTTCATGTCATACCATGCCAACACACAAAATGTGATGCTAGAAATCAATTGGTTTCTTTGAGTTGAAAGGTTTATCACTGGCTTGATATGTGTGGGAAAAAAAGGCATAATGGATATGAAAAACTCTCAATGGTTTACTATCAATAACAGGACAGAACAGACTTTGTATTAATaactattttaaagttttttaaaaaattaagtggATCTTGTACTTTGCAAGTTTGAATTATTTGGATTTCACTGCCATTTAGAGGATAGTTATAATATTTAGATGATAgtcataataattaaataaataaaataaattatggcttttatatagcgctactttcatgcttatagcagagcgctatggtccaatctcatttgtggaccagtggggggagggggtatctgggagtaggttttccgtgctgcctttaggcgattagtaaacacaactctgcgagtcaggtgtcgaacctcgagccccctttataggtagccaagccaagttcaagcgtacttggcctctcgaccacgcttccagAATATATGTTGTCTCATACTGTTGTGTCCGGTTGTGAGTCGAAAAATTATGCGTTGGTCACGTTGAGATAGTTTATTAGGACTGTGTTTACTATTCGTAAATGGAGTTTGCATTTATCAAATTAAGTTTGTTTATAAAGTGTATTGCATATatgtaaaagtaatttttaccTAACAAGTCTTGTAGAATTAGAAATTATAGAAGGCTTGTAAGTGTTTAGAATAATTTAAAGCAAGTTTCTAGCTCTTCAAATCTTTTCATTGCAAATACTTTTCATCTTTCTTTTATCTAGGTAAGGAGGGTAGTAGGTGCAATGG is a genomic window containing:
- the LOC106075281 gene encoding tRNA pseudouridine synthase-like 1; its protein translation is MMGRFLIYFAYIGTKYRGIQIQPTIIKGNVIPTVQGVLHESLSKLRPANEYKIFLSSRTDTGVHALKNACHVDLTHPVEGKEYNPEVMVSVLNYHLKLKNEEIRILKIKKVPKHFHCRLNASGRKYVYRLAHLAGTEDAEHNENFLKELNEFRFLKNKRPCLPYGLPESVLEQNKLAYIWKPFDVEKLILGAQIVSGIHNYGSFSKKRKESETYLPHPVKMLTIGVKRGQPLGFPFMFDSHISASENLQFWDIHVRSKSFLYRQVRRVVGAMVLLATNHIKTTDLQDILDNPRTDFSFSGIMGMPDHGLYLVDVEYNPRDLEFSSSSEDNTLSSTSSDVLSSNDADSSDDVVDETDDDQNEKVDKER